The bacterium genome contains a region encoding:
- a CDS encoding TetR/AcrR family transcriptional regulator, translating into MKTHTSRIDDLRWARPAHQARSQRTLELLLDAAEAEIREKGYADASVSEIARRAGCSVGTVYRRFRDKTALLHALDERWGEAFRETMEDAVAPERWQGAPILELLTGYIEFTLSEGRDRAALHRAALTMASRDAGFAERQLKLAAELQSRLRALLLERVDEIGHADPPVAVDFALEQLRSMLMVRLAALPLEDSLFAGNDEQFIDQALTSVAAYLKLEARLA; encoded by the coding sequence TTGAAGACCCACACCTCCAGGATCGACGATCTCCGCTGGGCCAGGCCGGCCCATCAGGCGCGCAGCCAACGCACGCTGGAATTGCTGCTCGACGCAGCCGAAGCCGAGATCCGCGAGAAGGGTTACGCGGATGCGTCGGTCTCCGAGATCGCTCGCCGGGCAGGTTGCTCGGTGGGCACCGTCTATCGGCGCTTCCGCGACAAGACCGCGCTGCTCCACGCCCTCGACGAGCGTTGGGGCGAGGCGTTCCGCGAGACCATGGAGGATGCGGTCGCACCCGAACGGTGGCAGGGTGCTCCCATCCTGGAGTTGTTGACGGGCTACATCGAATTCACGCTTAGCGAGGGTCGAGATCGCGCAGCGCTGCATCGGGCCGCGCTCACCATGGCATCCCGTGATGCCGGCTTCGCCGAACGGCAGTTGAAGCTGGCTGCAGAACTCCAATCACGTCTGCGCGCACTACTCCTCGAACGGGTCGACGAAATCGGCCACGCCGATCCTCCCGTGGCCGTCGATTTCGCCCTCGAGCAACTGAGAAGCATGCTGATGGTTCGCCTGGCGGCACTTCCGCTCGAAGACTCGCTCTTTGCCGGGAACGACGAGCAATTCATCGACCAGGCACTCACGAGCGTCGCTGCCTATCTGAAGCTCGAAGCACGACTCGCATAG